Proteins encoded within one genomic window of Pectobacterium araliae:
- the rnm gene encoding RNase RNM codes for MPEDSQPMSSFPLYDLHSHTTASDGLLTPTALVNRAVDMRVSVLAITDHDTTAGLEEARNTIAQQGLPLRLIPGVEISTLWENHEIHIVGLGMDITHPALSGLLQQQADNRQSRAEQIAVRLEKSRIPDALAGAQRLATGGQITRAHFARYLIELGIAANMNQVFKKYLAKGKTGYVPPQWCTIPQAIEAIHLSGGVSVLAHPGRYDLTAKWLKRLLAMFAESGGIAMEVAQCQQAPDERTQLARYARDFNLMASQGSDFHLPCAWIELGRKLWLPADVEPVWHHPLLAN; via the coding sequence GTGCCAGAAGATTCTCAACCGATGTCGTCATTCCCTCTTTATGATTTGCATAGCCATACTACTGCGTCTGATGGCTTGTTAACGCCGACGGCACTGGTCAATCGAGCGGTAGACATGCGGGTGAGCGTGCTGGCTATTACCGATCACGACACGACCGCCGGGCTCGAAGAAGCGCGGAATACGATTGCACAACAGGGATTGCCGCTAAGGCTAATCCCCGGCGTGGAGATCTCCACGCTGTGGGAAAATCACGAGATCCATATTGTCGGATTGGGGATGGATATTACCCATCCTGCATTAAGTGGATTGCTGCAACAGCAGGCGGATAACCGGCAGAGTCGGGCGGAACAGATTGCCGTGCGGCTGGAGAAATCCCGTATTCCCGATGCACTGGCTGGTGCACAGCGTCTGGCGACCGGCGGGCAGATTACACGGGCGCATTTTGCGCGTTATCTGATCGAGTTGGGTATCGCGGCGAATATGAATCAAGTGTTTAAAAAATATCTGGCGAAAGGCAAAACCGGCTATGTGCCGCCGCAGTGGTGCACCATTCCACAGGCGATCGAAGCAATTCATCTGTCCGGCGGTGTGTCGGTGTTGGCGCATCCTGGGCGTTACGATCTGACAGCCAAATGGCTAAAGCGTCTGTTAGCCATGTTTGCAGAAAGCGGCGGGATCGCAATGGAAGTCGCGCAATGCCAACAGGCGCCGGATGAACGGACACAGCTTGCTCGTTATGCGCGAGATTTCAACCTGATGGCATCGCAAGGATCGGATTTCCACCTGCCTTGCGCCTGGATTGAGCTGGGGCGTAAGCTATGGCTGCCTGCCGATGTCGAGCCGGTTTGGCATCATCCATTATTGGCCAATTAG
- a CDS encoding L-threonylcarbamoyladenylate synthase, translated as MSQFFYIHPQNPQPRLINQSVEFLHKGGVIVYPTDSGYALGCMLGEKNALERICRIRDLGSDHNFTLMCRDLSELSTYAHVDNSAFRLIKNNTPGNYTFILKATKEVPRRLMNEKRKTIGLRVPSNPIALDLLAALNEPLMSTTLMLPGNDFAESDPEEIQDELGKLVDLIIHGGSLGQQPTTVIDLTESVPRVVREGTGDVTPFL; from the coding sequence ATGAGTCAGTTTTTCTATATTCATCCACAGAATCCGCAGCCACGATTAATCAACCAATCGGTGGAGTTTTTGCACAAAGGCGGGGTAATTGTTTATCCAACGGATTCCGGCTATGCGTTGGGCTGTATGCTGGGCGAAAAGAACGCGTTGGAACGTATCTGCCGGATTCGCGATCTGGGTAGCGATCATAACTTCACGCTGATGTGTCGCGATTTGTCCGAACTCTCGACATATGCGCATGTTGATAACTCGGCTTTTCGGTTGATTAAAAATAATACGCCGGGTAATTACACGTTTATTCTGAAAGCGACAAAAGAGGTGCCCCGTCGCTTAATGAATGAAAAACGCAAAACCATTGGCCTGCGCGTGCCGTCTAATCCGATTGCTCTGGATTTACTGGCCGCGTTGAATGAACCGTTGATGTCGACAACGCTGATGTTGCCGGGAAATGATTTCGCCGAATCCGATCCAGAAGAAATTCAGGATGAATTAGGAAAATTGGTGGATTTGATTATCCACGGCGGTTCCCTGGGTCAACAGCCGACGACGGTTATCGACTTGACCGAATCCGTGCCGCGCGTCGTCCGTGAAGGTACCGGTGATGTTACGCCGTTCTTATAA
- the rluB gene encoding 23S rRNA pseudouridine(2605) synthase RluB, with translation MSEKLQKVLARAGHGSRREIEGIIQAGRVSVDGKVATLGDRVEVTKATKIRIDGHVVTVKETEETVCRVLVYYKPEGELCTRNDPDGRPTVFDRLPKIQGSRWVAVGRLDVNTSGLLLFTTDGELANRLMHPSREVEREYAVRVFGVVDDEKIKQLSKGVQLEDGPASFRTIRYQGGEGLNQWYNVTLTEGRNREVRRLWEAVGVQVSRLIRVRYGDITLPKGIPRGGWAEMPLEQLNYLRELVQLPVETVSKLPVERERRRVKANQIRRAVKRHSQINSAPARRTSPKPKRNG, from the coding sequence ATGAGCGAGAAGTTACAAAAAGTTCTGGCGCGCGCCGGACATGGCTCACGCCGCGAAATTGAAGGTATCATTCAGGCTGGACGCGTCAGCGTTGACGGTAAGGTTGCTACACTAGGCGATCGCGTTGAAGTGACGAAAGCCACCAAAATCCGCATTGATGGTCATGTGGTTACCGTTAAGGAAACCGAAGAAACCGTGTGTCGCGTACTGGTGTATTACAAACCAGAAGGCGAACTGTGCACCCGCAACGATCCTGATGGGCGTCCAACGGTGTTTGACCGTTTGCCGAAAATTCAGGGCTCCCGTTGGGTTGCCGTAGGGCGTTTGGATGTGAACACCTCCGGTCTGCTGCTGTTCACGACCGACGGGGAACTGGCCAATCGCCTGATGCACCCCAGCCGTGAGGTTGAGCGCGAATATGCCGTGCGGGTCTTCGGTGTTGTTGACGACGAAAAGATCAAACAACTGAGTAAAGGCGTACAGCTGGAAGACGGTCCTGCATCATTCCGCACTATCCGCTATCAGGGCGGTGAAGGTCTGAATCAGTGGTATAACGTGACGCTGACCGAAGGACGTAACCGTGAAGTTCGCCGTCTGTGGGAAGCGGTTGGCGTGCAGGTTAGTCGCTTGATTCGCGTGCGTTATGGCGATATTACCTTGCCAAAAGGCATCCCTCGTGGCGGCTGGGCAGAAATGCCGCTTGAACAGCTGAACTATCTGCGTGAGTTAGTGCAACTCCCGGTAGAAACCGTATCGAAACTGCCGGTTGAGCGTGAGCGCCGTCGGGTGAAAGCGAACCAGATCCGCCGTGCAGTAAAACGTCACAGCCAGATCAACAGTGCTCCGGCACGTCGCACATCGCCAAAGC